ATAAAAAAATGTCTTCCGTTTGTAAACTTTGTCTATTTCCTCAACCTTTAGCCCACAGCTCATGAATCGTTTTTGCTCGACTTCTTTATGACCTCGATCCCAACGCAGGTTCATTCAACTTAGCGCCAACGAGTTGGGCCTCTCATGGTGATGTAGTCGAAAGAGCTCTCCGCAGTATGCACATACGCGAAATGCAACTTTTTTTCCTGCAAACCTCGCTGGGTTGTGTCACCTGTTAATACCGCTGCAGTCGAGAAGGTCAGTCATGATCAACTCCTTGACATGCACACTCTTGGCACAATGCGGTTGATTCCTCTGGATTTAGCTTCAACCTCTTTGCAATCAAGTATCACATGAGGACCAATTTGGTTGGAGAGTCAACCGACTTCTAAGTTTTTTCTAAATAGAACCATCACATGTTAAAGGATACATGAAAGACGTACAAACTCGTGTTATATGCCCCAACTATGGTGCACGGAAATTGTTGACTATTCGGATCAATTTTAAGACAAATTAATACATCAATGTTAGATGTGTATTTGTTCGGACCATTTGAATTTCTATGTGTGTCTGTGTGTAAAATGAATTCGACAATCGAATTAGCAAACTAATTTTCAAATAATAGATCATGTGAGGTGATGATGGGTCACTTTTGGACGAGGTCCGAGAAGGGCGCCGCAGGAGGTAGCAACAGTGACGAACGAGTCGCGTGGGAGGCAGTGTGCACGTACGCCGTTCCGACATAACTCCACACAGTCGATGGCAACATGCAAGGGCCGGCTCTCGAGATGCATCTTCTCGTCCTCTCGTAGGATGCCTTATTAGGTATTTGTCAATTTACTCTTTTCTGTTCGTGTACAATTGCTTACTGTATCAATTGACTTTCGTTTACCCACGTTTGTTGTCATCTTGTTTAATGACACTAGATATGGGAATTATGTTTTGGTGGTGTATTTTTCTTTCGGTAAGCTGTAGTGAGTTACAATGTCGATTTTGGTTGATTGGTTTCAACTTCTGTAGTTTTTAGGGATGAGATAGCATTCTTGATTCTTGTGAAAACTTTGTGTTGAACAGCCCATCGAAAGAAGTATTCTCTTTTGAGGCAAACATGGTAGTTGTCTAGCTATATTATCTCAAAAAATGTAATCATGTATACAATTTCAGTCGACATTGTGAGAAATAGGAAGAACATAATCTTATCTTATATGTGTTCCCAAAAAACACTAGAAGAAATAATTTTATAAAAATGAAggattcaaaaaaaaaattctcctcCTTTTGTCCCGTGTAACCGGAGGAATCATTATCATCATGGCTGACCGTTCAAGCTTTTCTCTAGCTCAGCAAGAGCTTTAGTAAGAGACCTCACATCCAAAGCTTTGCGCAACGTAGCATGAGAGTCACACTGCAGCCAGACAGACATGGATCAGTACGGTTTAATCACCAGCCTGACCGTCAGATCGATCAGATGCTGagatataaaaataaaaataaacaagcaaGTGTACATATGTAGGTAGCTAGAGATAGGTGAAGACTGGCCTTTTCCAGCAGTAGAAGACGCTTCTCCACCAGATCCAGATGGTCATGACGATCACTCACAGGGACGTGAGTAAGCAGGATTTTCCGGAGGTGAGACTGAAGAAACTGAGCACAGTGAGATTCAAGATTGCAGCTGGGGAAGGCAGACTCACACCCAAGCTGGTAGAAGGGGCAATTGGTGAGCTTCATGGGACAAGAAGTGATGCAATGCCTGTCCATTTGACTCCTGATGACGCTGAGTTCGCAGTGCTGCTCACAGGGAAGGAGCTTCAAGGGGCAAACCTCGTCGTGCTCATGAGCGCGAAGAGCAGAGACCTCGGCTCGGCAGCCTTGATTCTGGCACCTTACAGGCCTGAAGCTGCAATCGACATGCccatcagcatcagcagctTTCCTCTCCAGCTTCTCACGGCAATGGAACCGGCCGCTGACATCTAAATTTCCGACAAGGAGCAGAGACCGGGCAATGGCTTCCCTGGCGTGGATCGGCCAGAAACGGGTCGTCTCCATTTCTTGGACAAGGTCGTCGATCCTGTCGTCGCGGCTGTCGCTCAAGTATGGCAGCCCGAGGCCAAGCCATCCGACGACTACATTCCTCTTGGTGCTCGCGAAATCGTCCAGGAAGATGGATAAATTCTCGCTTGGATCCATGGACATGGTCTCTTCCGTGTTGTCCAGAATGATGCTCGTGCTTCTGTGCGTGATGTAGTCTACCAGCTCCTTGCGCGTCTCGACGGCGACGaccgaggaagaggaggagtcCCTGGCGCtggccaaggagaagaagaaggagaaggttGTGCTGTCGACGCATGCCGTGGCCAGGCCGGAAAGCAGAAGCTGCGCCAGTCTGTGCACCATCTGAATGTCACAATTGGGGCAAGGGAAGAGG
The Brachypodium distachyon strain Bd21 chromosome 2, Brachypodium_distachyon_v3.0, whole genome shotgun sequence genome window above contains:
- the LOC100833260 gene encoding uncharacterized protein LOC100833260, which translates into the protein MELEIPAIVEAEVDDDRVLFPCPNCDIQMVHRLAQLLLSGLATACVDSTTFSFFFSLASARDSSSSSVVAVETRKELVDYITHRSTSIILDNTEETMSMDPSENLSIFLDDFASTKRNVVVGWLGLGLPYLSDSRDDRIDDLVQEMETTRFWPIHAREAIARSLLLVGNLDVSGRFHCREKLERKAADADGHVDCSFRPVRCQNQGCRAEVSALRAHEHDEVCPLKLLPCEQHCELSVIRSQMDRHCITSCPMKLTNCPFYQLGCESAFPSCNLESHCAQFLQSHLRKILLTHVPVSDRHDHLDLVEKRLLLLEKCDSHATLRKALDVRSLTKALAELEKSLNGQP